One window from the genome of Zonotrichia leucophrys gambelii isolate GWCS_2022_RI unplaced genomic scaffold, RI_Zleu_2.0 Scaffold_1588_10070, whole genome shotgun sequence encodes:
- the LOC135442165 gene encoding olfactory receptor 14J1-like codes for MCYDRYVSICKPLHYGTLLGSRACAHMAAAAWVSGFLYALMHTANTFSLPLCHGNALGQFFCEIPQILKLSCSKSYLRELGLLAVSACLALGCFVFIVFSYVQIFRAVLRIPSEQGRHKAFSTCLPHLAVLFLFISTAVFAYLKPPSISSTSLDLTLSVLYSVVPPALNPLIYSLRNKELKAA; via the coding sequence atgtgctacgaccgctacgtgtccatctgcaaacccctgcactacgggaccctcctgggcagcagagcttgtgcccacatggcagcagctgcctgggtcAGTGGCTTTCTCTACgctctcatgcacacagccaatacattttccctgcccctgtgccatggcaatgccctgggccagttcttctgtgaaatccctcagatcctcaagctctcctgctccaaatcctacctcagggaacttgggcttCTTGCTGTTAGTGCCTGTTTAGCacttggctgttttgtgttcattgttttctcctatgtgcagatcttcagggctgtgctgaggatcccctctgagcagggacggcacaaagccttttccacctgcctccctcacctggctgtgctcttCCTGTTTATCAGCACTGCAGTatttgcctacctgaagcccccctccatctcctccacaTCCCTGGATCTgaccctgtcagttctgtattcggtggtgcctccagccctgaatccCCTCATTTACAGCCTGAGGAAcaaggagctcaaggctgca